A genomic segment from Gracilinanus agilis isolate LMUSP501 chromosome 1, AgileGrace, whole genome shotgun sequence encodes:
- the TLR9 gene encoding toll-like receptor 9, translating to MGSRWGLFFSLLSLMSLLALARALAHTSFPQFLPCELRHPGVVDCDRRSLGSVPPFLEATPMALANVTTLLLRHNHINHLQPAHFVQLKGLQKLLLRWNCAPTILTVLRQTCRMVIEPGTFLVLRNLKELDLSGNSITFIPELPSSLTSLVISYTMILRLDSDTFSGLPGLRSLYMDGNCYYKNPCKQEVEVSPGALEHLHHLENLSLKYDNLTSFPRGLPTSLRMLLISSNHIVSLAPQDLAGLPALRVLDVSRNCRRCDHAHNPCQECPPGFPKVHPDTFSHLGALEGLVLKDNSLIRLDPRWFRNLVNLTVLDLSENFLSEDITVTTAFQNLTRLKKLNLAFNYHKKVSFAHLHLAPSFQNLTALQVLDMSGIFFRSLTKATLQPLLGLPYFQKLLLPMNFINKADLGIFRLFSSLQYVDLSDNKVTGGSNAVRGNRASEVTAETLLEEDRAPQDHLPTLGVNRAPEVSAETLLREEGDPQDHPLTSELFMPNCAPPNFTLDLSQNNLVTIGPEIFTHLSTLNCLRLSSNSISQAVNGSQFSPLINLWLLDLSHNKLDLYYSSSFTELPGLRALDLSYNSQSFKARGIGHNLTFVSRLRQLQYLSLAHNQITTRVSHSLSSSSLIALDFSGNELSRMWAEGDLYLRFFRNLSTLSRLDLSQNKLRTLPAQVLDNLPKSLRLLWAKDNRITFFNWSSLSSLPNLEVLDLSRNLLGHTSALAKGRLPNGTRLHTLGLSRNGIRFIGRGFFAPATQLEVVNLYGNALKTLDRDWFGGLGTALKELDIRANPLSCGCDATFLDFLLEVQRAVPGLTKEVVCGSPFPLSGKSVFLEDLHSCQDLVLACSCFALSLLGTLLTLALATLQRLFGWDLWYIFHLGLSWLPWRAWRKRKAPAQTYDYDAFVVFDKAQDAVADWVYNELRVRLEEAKGKGKGWLRFRLCLEDRDWLPGKSLIENLWDSVYKSRKTLFVLSPRRDPLVSQPVSGLLRATFHLAQQRLLEDKQDVVVLVILNRAAGRSRYVRLRQRLCRQTVLFWPHQPSGQDGFWAQLCTALATNNRSFYDQNFCRGP from the exons ATG GGCTCAAGATGGGGTTTGTTCTTCTCTCTGCTTTCCCTGATGTCCCTCCTGGCCCTCGCCAGGGCTCTGGCTCACACCAGCTTCCCCCAGTTTCTGCCTTGTGAACTTCGGCATCCCGGTGTGGTGGACTGTGATCGGCGAAGCCTGGGCAGCGTGCCCCCCTTTTTGGAGGCAACCCCAATGGCCCTGGCCAATGTCACGACCCTCCTGCTCCGGCACAATCACATCAACCACCTCCAACCGGCTCACTTTGTCCAGCTGAAAGGCCTGCAGAAGCTCCTGCTTCGATGGAACTGTGCCCCCACCATCCTCACGGTCCTCCGCCAGACCTGCCGGATGGTCATCGAGCCGGGCACCTTCCTGGTACTGCGCAACCTGAAGGAACTGGATCTGTCAGGGAACAGCATCACCTTCATCCCCGAACTACCCTCATCCCTGACCAGCTTGGTCATCAGCTACACCATGATCCTTCGGCTGGACTCGGACACCTTCTCCGGCCTCCCCGGCCTGCGGTCCCTCTATATGGACGGCAACTGCTACTACAAGAACCCCTGCAAGCAGGAGGTGGAGGTGTCCCCCGGGGCACTGGAGCACCTGCATCACCTGGAGAACCTGTCCCTCAAGTATGATAACCTGACATCCTTCCCTCGGGGCCTGCCCACCAGCCTGCGGATGCTGCTCATCTCCTCCAACCACATCGTGAGCTTAGCCCCACAAGACTTGGCCGGTCTGCCCGCCCTGCGGGTGCTCGATGTGAGCAGGAACTGTCGGCGCTGCGACCACGCACACAACCCATGCCAGGAGTGTCCCCCGGGTTTCCCCAAGGTGCACCCCGACACCTTCAGCCATCTGGGAGCGCTTGAAGGCTTGGTCCTGAAAGACAATTCCTTGATTCGTCTGGACCCCCGCTGGTTCCGGAACCTGGTCAATCTCACCGTGTTGGACCTCAGTGAAAACTTCCTCTCTGAAGACATCACAGTGACAACAGCCTTTCAAAACCTGACCAGGCTGAAAAAGCTGAACCTGGCCTTCAACTACCACAAGAAGGTGTCTTTTGCCCACCTCCACCTGGCGCCCTCCTTCCAGAACCTGACCGCCTTGCAGGTGCTTGATATGTCAGGGATCTTCTTCCGCTCCCTCACAAAGGCTACCCTCCAGCCCCTGCTGGGGCTCCCCTACTTCCAGAAGCTGCTACTTCCCATGAACTTCATCAACAAGGCTGATCTGGGGATCTTCCGCCTCTTCAGTTCTCTGCAGTATGTGGATTTATCTGACAACAAGGTGACAGGTGGAAGCAATGCAGTGAGGGGGAACAGAGCCTCAGAAGTCACTGCAGAGACCCTCCTCGAGGAGGACAGGGCCCCCCAGGACCATCTTCCTACTCTGGGGGTGAACAGAGCCCCAGAAGTCAGCGCAGAGACCCTCCTCAGGGAGGAGGGGGACCCCCAGGACCACCCGCTCACTTCTGAGCTCTTTATGCCCAACTGTGCCCCACCTAATTTCACCCTCGACCTCTCCCAGAACAACCTGGTGACCATCGGACCAGAGATTTTCACTCATCTGTCCACTCTCAATTGCCTGAGACTGTCCAGCAACAGCATCTCCCAGGCTGTCAACGGCTCCCAGTTCAGCCCGCTGATCAACCTGTGGCTGCTTGACTTGTCTCACAACAAACTGGACTTGTATTACAGCAGCTCCTTCACGGAGCTGCCGGGCCTGCGCGCTCTGGACCTCAGCTACAACAGCCAGTCCTTCAAGGCCCGGGGCATCGGCCACAACCTGACCTTCGTGAGCCGCCTGCGGCAGCTGCAGTACCTCAGCCTGGCCCACAACCAGATCACTACGCGGGTCTCGCACAGCCTCTCCAGCAGCTCCTTAATAGCCCTGGACTTCAGCGGCAACGAGCTGAGCCGCATGTGGGCGGAAGGGGATCTCTACCTGCGTTTCTTCCGGAACCTCAGCACCCTGAGCCGGCTGGACCTGTCCCAGAACAAATTGCGCACGCTGCCCGCCCAGGTCCTGGACAATCTCCCCAAGAGCCTCCGCCTGCTCTGGGCCAAGGACAACCGCATTACCTTCTTCAACTGGAGCAGCTTGAGCTCCCTGCCCAACCTGGAGGTGCTCGACCTCTCCAGAAACCTGCTGGGCCACACAAGCGCCCTGGCCAAGGGCCGGCTCCCCAACGGCACCCGCCTCCACACCTTGGGGCTCAGCCGCAACGGCATCCGCTTCATCGGCCGCGGCTTCTTTGCCCCCGCCACCCAACTGGAGGTGGTCAACCTGTACGGCAACGCGCTGAAGACCCTGGACCGGGACTGGTTTGGGGGGCTGGGGACCGCGCTGAAGGAGCTGGACATCAGGGCCAACCCCCTGAGTTGTGGCTGCGACGCCACCTTCCTGGATTTCCTGTTGGAGGTCCAGCGGGCGGTGCCTGGCCTCACCAAGGAGGTGGTGTGTGGGAGCCCCTTTCCGCTCAGCGGCAAGAGCGTCTTCCTGGAGGACCTGCACTCGTGCCAGGACCTGGTGCTGGCCTGCAGCTGCTTCGCGCTGTCCCTGCTGGGCACGCTGCTGACCCTGGCCTTGGCCACCCTCCAGCGGCTCTTTGGCTGGGACCTCTGGTACATCTTCCACCTGGGCCTCTCGTGGCTGCCCTGGAGGGCGTGGCGGAAGAGGAAGGCCCCGGCTCAGACCTATGACTACGACGCTTTCGTGGTGTTTGACAAGGCCCAGGACGCTGTGGCTGACTGGGTGTACAACGAGCTGAGGGTGCGCCTGGAGGAGGCCAAAGGCAAAGGCAAGGGGTGGCTGCGGTTCCGCCTGTGCTTGGAGGACCGGGACTGGCTGCCCGGCAAAAGCCTCATCGAGAACCTCTGGGACTCGGTGTATAAAAGCCGCAAGACGCTCTTCGTGTTGTCTCCTCGGCGGGACCCGCTGGTCAGTCAGCCGGTCAGCGGCCTGCTGCGGGCCACCTTCCACTTGGCCCAGCAGCGGCTATTGGAGGACAAACAAGACGTGGTGGTGCTGGTCATCCTGAACCGGGCAGCGGGCAGGTCCCGCTACGTGAGGCTCCGCCAGCGCCTCTGCCGCCAGACGGTCCTTTTCTGGCCGCACCAGCCCAGTGGCCAGGACGGCTTCTGGGCCCAGCTCTGCACTGCCCTGGCCACTAACAACCGCAGCTTCTACGACCAGAATTTCTGCCGGGGACCCTGA